From the Brevibacillus choshinensis genome, one window contains:
- a CDS encoding MerR family transcriptional regulator translates to MQIKDMAHRLQITPRAIRYYEEKGLIRPQKADESGYRQFSEEDLWRLQTIITLREVGMPIEDIRELLEQMDQGQGSLLHYLELQRSFMYDRWVELSKVIETTEAMIERVRTDQVIAPASLYELAEANKRLRQTRGDWVDRWNFNQIADVYDELVTREQDGYNKHERYDEVLDTVVAAAKPKPGETGLDAGTGTGNLAGRLVRFGAKMSGFDQSLEMLRQCRRKHPEVDTKLGTFFAFPFLENRFDFVASSYAFHHLTDDQKLLALAECRRVLKPRGRFIIADLMFVDQEHRRTHLKELESAGEYRTIEKMENECFADRSRMLAELADLGFQTDVRQITTYVHLITARLK, encoded by the coding sequence ATGCAAATAAAGGACATGGCTCACCGGTTGCAAATTACGCCGCGAGCAATCCGTTATTATGAGGAAAAAGGATTGATCCGACCGCAAAAGGCGGATGAATCCGGCTATCGTCAATTTTCTGAAGAAGATTTATGGCGACTGCAAACAATCATCACGCTACGTGAGGTGGGGATGCCCATTGAAGACATACGGGAGCTGTTAGAGCAAATGGATCAGGGGCAAGGCAGTTTATTGCACTATCTGGAGCTGCAGCGTTCCTTTATGTACGACCGCTGGGTAGAGCTAAGCAAGGTGATCGAGACGACCGAAGCAATGATTGAGCGTGTCAGAACCGACCAGGTCATCGCCCCTGCCTCTTTGTATGAATTGGCAGAAGCCAACAAGCGATTACGCCAAACTCGAGGCGATTGGGTAGATCGGTGGAATTTCAATCAGATTGCCGATGTGTACGACGAGCTCGTGACGCGAGAGCAGGATGGCTACAACAAGCACGAGAGGTACGACGAAGTGCTGGACACTGTAGTGGCTGCAGCAAAACCGAAGCCGGGAGAAACAGGCCTTGACGCAGGGACGGGAACGGGCAATCTGGCAGGTCGATTGGTTCGATTTGGTGCGAAAATGAGTGGGTTCGACCAGTCGCTGGAAATGCTCAGACAGTGCAGGCGCAAACATCCGGAGGTTGACACAAAGCTAGGTACATTTTTCGCCTTTCCTTTTCTGGAGAACCGATTTGATTTTGTTGCGTCCAGCTATGCCTTCCATCATTTGACGGATGACCAAAAGCTGCTTGCGCTAGCAGAGTGTCGTCGTGTCCTCAAGCCACGAGGTCGATTTATCATTGCCGATCTGATGTTTGTCGATCAAGAACATCGCCGCACTCACCTAAAAGAACTGGAGAGCGCAGGCGAATATCGTACGATCGAAAAGATGGAAAATGAATGCTTTGCAGACCGTTCCCGCATGCTGGCAGAGCTGGCTGATCTGGGGTTTCAGACAGATGTACGGCAAATCACGACATACGTTCACCTGATTACGGCTCGATTAAAATAG
- a CDS encoding Asp23/Gls24 family envelope stress response protein, with product MVEKLGEIRVADQVIAVIAGVAVEEVLEVSVRSGGLYQDLAKKINGGSKGISISMVDDRVTIDMRVSVRYGTPIHHVCQTLQERVKEAVEHLTGLLVDAINVRVEAVEVK from the coding sequence ATGGTGGAAAAGCTCGGTGAAATTAGGGTAGCAGATCAGGTGATTGCCGTAATTGCTGGAGTGGCGGTAGAAGAGGTACTCGAGGTATCTGTCCGTTCGGGAGGACTGTATCAGGATTTAGCCAAGAAAATCAATGGTGGGTCCAAAGGAATCAGTATCTCGATGGTGGATGATCGTGTAACGATCGACATGCGCGTCTCTGTGCGCTATGGAACGCCCATCCATCATGTTTGCCAGACCTTACAAGAGCGTGTAAAGGAAGCTGTGGAGCATTTGACAGGGCTGCTGGTAGATGCAATCAATGTTCGGGTAGAAGCGGTTGAGGTAAAATGA
- the ftsW gene encoding putative lipid II flippase FtsW — protein MKTRGVPDFLLLFLTALIVGFGITMVLSASSIFALTSFTSNGCSYCNGDELYFVKRQIRFLVLGIVGMLVAMNIPFSFYKRNFLLIATVSFFSLLLVLIPGIGEEIKGARSWFRIGSASLQPAEFAKLGLILYLAAIIAKKGDGIQKLKSGLMPPLLVTGLFFLLIVAQPDLGSAAILLGTALIVLVCGGAKLRHLIGLGGPVVTLALVAYITVKQHALNRIHSYLDPWSDPLFTGYNIIQSWIAIAHGGLSGTGFGKSIQKYLYLPEAHTDFIFSIISEELGFIGASIFLLIYLLFLLRGIHICLRVKDTFASLVGIGVISMIALQATVNIGGVTGIIPLTGVPLPFISYGGSSLLVCLISTGILLNVSREVSRQKVDEQVTRTTYSV, from the coding sequence ATGAAAACTCGGGGGGTTCCTGACTTTTTGTTATTGTTTTTAACCGCCCTGATCGTTGGGTTTGGCATCACGATGGTACTCAGCGCAAGCTCGATCTTTGCTCTGACCAGCTTCACCTCAAACGGCTGTAGTTATTGCAATGGCGATGAACTGTACTTCGTGAAACGACAAATTCGCTTTTTGGTATTAGGCATTGTCGGGATGCTGGTTGCCATGAACATACCCTTCTCCTTTTACAAACGTAATTTCTTGTTGATCGCCACAGTAAGTTTCTTTTCCTTACTGCTGGTGTTGATCCCAGGCATCGGTGAAGAGATCAAAGGGGCACGATCGTGGTTCCGTATTGGCTCCGCAAGCCTCCAGCCAGCCGAATTCGCCAAGCTTGGGCTGATTCTTTATCTAGCGGCCATCATTGCCAAAAAAGGGGACGGGATTCAAAAGCTTAAATCGGGTCTGATGCCTCCACTCCTGGTGACGGGGCTGTTCTTTCTCTTGATCGTCGCTCAGCCTGACCTCGGTTCAGCCGCCATCCTGCTTGGCACTGCTCTGATCGTTCTAGTCTGCGGAGGTGCGAAGCTTCGTCACCTGATTGGTCTCGGCGGGCCCGTCGTCACCTTAGCTCTGGTTGCGTACATCACCGTAAAGCAGCACGCATTGAACCGGATCCATTCGTATTTGGACCCATGGAGCGATCCTTTGTTTACGGGATACAACATCATTCAATCATGGATCGCGATTGCCCATGGTGGACTTTCCGGGACAGGATTCGGAAAGAGCATCCAGAAATATTTGTACTTGCCAGAAGCCCATACCGATTTCATTTTTTCCATCATTTCGGAAGAACTCGGATTTATCGGTGCTTCGATCTTCTTGCTCATCTATTTACTGTTTTTGCTTCGCGGCATTCACATCTGCCTGCGGGTGAAGGATACATTCGCCAGTCTCGTCGGAATCGGCGTCATCAGCATGATCGCCCTCCAAGCGACCGTAAACATTGGCGGTGTGACGGGGATTATCCCATTGACGGGCGTCCCTCTCCCCTTTATCAGCTACGGCGGCTCTTCATTGCTGGTCTGTCTGATATCCACCGGCATTTTGTTGAATGTATCCAGGGAAGTTAGCAGGCAGAAAGTGGACGAGCAGGTCACGAGGACGACGTATTCGGTTTGA
- a CDS encoding YugN family protein, translating into MVIKDTGVGTKEVFFADLEHYMGDLGFDRGAWDYKHATYDYKIQDKGNVYYLRLEANVTEGKLEDSHAVLKFEDPYMGKHLFPHGLDYDYPIPDSVIKSAKLKLQMLNEKLSSH; encoded by the coding sequence ATGGTTATCAAGGACACTGGGGTTGGCACAAAAGAAGTCTTCTTCGCCGATCTAGAGCACTACATGGGCGATCTCGGTTTTGACCGTGGTGCTTGGGATTACAAACACGCTACATACGATTATAAAATCCAAGATAAAGGTAACGTTTACTATCTGCGTCTGGAAGCAAACGTAACCGAAGGAAAGCTGGAGGATTCTCACGCTGTTCTGAAATTCGAAGATCCTTATATGGGTAAACATCTGTTCCCGCATGGTCTGGACTACGACTACCCAATTCCTGATTCTGTCATCAAATCAGCCAAGCTCAAACTGCAAATGCTGAATGAAAAACTGTCCTCACACTAA
- a CDS encoding thiamine pyrophosphate-binding protein: MQVASFLTEQLTKWGVKRIYGVTGDALFAWMEALGKQESIQYVACKHEAAAAMMASAEAKLTGRPAVCTATMGPGTVNLLNGLADAWADQVPVVAITGQVESHKLGGGYKQYIPQEDVMRPICKYTTTVTHPDAIGMVLHKAFTIAAQQKGVAHISICKDVFNQVTTAQIVPELPRVSTAVRPDRIEMEHAAERLLQARKPLVLLGVGARQDAEGCRRLAEQLGAGVLLTLGAKGVMEESHPLVLGGLGEGGSESGLHALAETDLLVILGASWFPRSYMPKQLPIIQVDSHAESIHAHPQLSSVTANLDDVLPLWSRRLETRQLDYAWEEQVERWHAKFWEETQRLTDQSPDEPIKPETLIHALGNFVKEDAIIALDTGEHTLWFNRAFRVSAQLPLFSGKWRTMGFGLPAAIAAKLTCPDRQVVCITGDGGLQMHLAELMTAVEQNVSILLVVVNNATLGLEEIKMKHAGYTPFGVKMRNPDFVLWAKACGVDGRSVQTVEDLQRALNEVRDVKQLTLLDVASTPPTLSERKKQIPFQAQA; this comes from the coding sequence ATGCAGGTCGCATCGTTTCTTACCGAACAATTGACGAAATGGGGAGTAAAACGAATCTATGGTGTGACAGGAGACGCTCTATTTGCCTGGATGGAAGCCTTGGGGAAACAGGAGTCCATCCAGTACGTGGCGTGCAAACATGAGGCAGCTGCGGCTATGATGGCGAGTGCGGAAGCAAAGCTCACGGGTCGACCAGCTGTATGCACAGCCACCATGGGGCCAGGTACCGTCAATTTGTTGAACGGGCTTGCAGATGCGTGGGCAGATCAAGTCCCTGTCGTGGCCATAACGGGTCAGGTAGAGTCGCACAAGCTGGGTGGAGGGTACAAACAGTACATTCCTCAAGAAGACGTGATGAGGCCCATTTGCAAGTATACGACGACGGTCACTCATCCAGATGCGATCGGGATGGTGTTACACAAGGCGTTTACCATTGCCGCACAACAAAAAGGTGTTGCTCATATTTCCATCTGCAAGGATGTATTCAACCAAGTGACGACAGCACAGATCGTTCCGGAGTTGCCACGGGTCTCTACAGCAGTGAGGCCAGATCGGATCGAGATGGAGCATGCAGCTGAGCGATTGTTGCAGGCAAGAAAACCGTTGGTGTTGCTAGGTGTAGGAGCGCGTCAGGATGCAGAAGGATGCCGGAGGCTGGCAGAGCAATTGGGTGCAGGCGTACTCCTGACGTTGGGGGCCAAAGGAGTTATGGAGGAATCTCATCCGCTTGTCTTGGGTGGGTTAGGAGAAGGGGGAAGTGAATCTGGTTTGCATGCATTGGCAGAAACGGATTTGCTCGTGATCCTGGGAGCTAGTTGGTTTCCTCGCTCTTACATGCCTAAGCAGCTTCCCATCATTCAGGTCGATTCACATGCGGAGTCCATACACGCGCATCCACAGCTTTCTTCGGTAACGGCAAACCTTGACGATGTGCTTCCCCTCTGGAGTAGGCGTTTAGAAACTCGTCAGTTGGACTATGCTTGGGAGGAACAGGTAGAACGTTGGCACGCGAAATTTTGGGAAGAAACACAACGACTCACGGATCAAAGTCCGGATGAACCGATCAAACCGGAAACGCTCATACATGCATTAGGGAACTTCGTAAAAGAGGATGCCATCATCGCGCTGGACACAGGGGAGCATACACTCTGGTTTAATCGGGCGTTTCGAGTCAGTGCCCAGCTTCCCCTGTTTTCAGGCAAGTGGCGGACGATGGGTTTTGGATTGCCTGCTGCGATCGCAGCTAAGCTGACGTGCCCCGATAGGCAGGTCGTCTGCATCACGGGTGACGGAGGATTGCAGATGCATCTTGCAGAGCTGATGACAGCAGTGGAGCAGAATGTATCCATCCTGTTGGTTGTAGTCAACAACGCTACACTCGGCTTGGAAGAAATCAAGATGAAACATGCGGGCTACACTCCGTTTGGCGTGAAAATGCGCAATCCGGATTTTGTGCTCTGGGCAAAGGCATGTGGTGTCGACGGTCGTTCTGTACAGACAGTGGAGGACTTGCAAAGGGCTTTGAATGAGGTGCGTGACGTTAAACAATTGACACTTCTCGACGTAGCTAGCACCCCACCGACATTATCAGAGAGAAAAAAACAAATTCCCTTCCAAGCCCAAGCTTGA
- a CDS encoding putative holin-like toxin — translation MTVFEALSLMLTFGTLVVMLSSSRKK, via the coding sequence ATGACAGTATTCGAGGCACTAAGTCTGATGTTGACATTTGGGACTTTAGTAGTGATGCTGTCTTCTAGTAGGAAAAAGTAG
- a CDS encoding CBS domain-containing protein produces MAKVENRTLREIMTKDIATVTLKDNVYEVACKMRDWNVGVIPVVNEKNDVIGVITDRDIVIRGLAEKHEGSAATEVVMTRDIVLGQPGMTVDEAAKIMAQHQIRRLPVVENGKLAGIVALADMAIRQVHQDEASDALQEISEPASH; encoded by the coding sequence ATGGCGAAAGTAGAAAACCGCACATTGCGCGAAATCATGACAAAAGATATCGCGACTGTGACGCTCAAGGATAACGTTTACGAGGTCGCTTGCAAAATGCGTGACTGGAATGTAGGCGTCATTCCGGTCGTGAACGAAAAAAACGATGTGATCGGTGTCATTACCGACCGCGATATCGTGATTCGAGGGCTTGCTGAAAAACATGAAGGCTCGGCTGCCACTGAAGTGGTCATGACACGTGATATCGTACTCGGCCAACCTGGGATGACAGTAGATGAAGCTGCGAAAATCATGGCTCAGCATCAAATTCGCCGATTGCCAGTCGTAGAGAACGGCAAGCTGGCAGGGATTGTTGCTTTGGCTGACATGGCTATTCGTCAGGTGCACCAGGATGAAGCGAGCGATGCTCTCCAAGAAATTTCCGAGCCTGCTAGTCATTAA
- the sleB gene encoding spore cortex-lytic enzyme, producing the protein MKQPYKWLMAVTVLAILITTAVVVYPMRSDAFSQQIVKVGAEGKDVREMQYRLKFLGFYTGKVDGVFGWRSYWALRNFQYEFGLPVDGVLGAKSKVKLYNATKNYKPTAADLGVPQTSQGGPTTPSTPNAAPKKETFHAAGISENDLRLMANAVYGESRGEPYIGQVAVAAVILNRTKNPSFPNTPAGVIFEPRAFTAVADGQIWLTPNETSKRAVNDALKGWDPTGGAIYYFNPDTATSGWIWSRPQIKKIGRHIFCR; encoded by the coding sequence ATGAAACAGCCTTACAAATGGCTGATGGCCGTAACGGTACTCGCAATTCTCATCACGACAGCGGTAGTGGTTTACCCGATGCGTTCGGATGCATTCAGCCAGCAGATCGTCAAAGTTGGTGCAGAAGGAAAAGACGTCCGAGAGATGCAATATCGCCTGAAATTTTTAGGCTTCTACACAGGAAAGGTGGACGGCGTCTTCGGATGGCGCTCCTATTGGGCACTGCGCAACTTCCAGTACGAATTTGGCTTGCCTGTAGACGGCGTTCTCGGAGCCAAATCAAAAGTGAAGCTCTACAACGCGACGAAAAACTACAAACCAACTGCGGCAGATCTAGGCGTTCCACAAACGTCTCAAGGCGGACCAACTACGCCAAGCACGCCAAACGCAGCACCCAAAAAAGAGACGTTTCACGCCGCTGGGATCTCTGAAAATGACCTGCGCCTGATGGCCAATGCGGTATACGGGGAATCACGGGGGGAGCCTTACATCGGTCAAGTAGCGGTGGCTGCAGTCATCCTGAACCGGACAAAGAATCCCTCCTTCCCGAACACACCTGCAGGCGTCATCTTTGAGCCTCGTGCTTTTACAGCAGTCGCAGATGGACAAATCTGGCTCACTCCAAACGAGACCTCCAAACGCGCAGTAAACGATGCGCTCAAAGGCTGGGACCCGACTGGCGGTGCGATTTACTACTTCAACCCGGACACAGCGACTTCCGGCTGGATCTGGAGCCGTCCACAAA